The genomic DNA CCGGCGCGCTGAGCCCCGTCCCGGACGCCGGCGAGACGTCAGAACCCGACTTCGACCAGGGAGAGCGGCCGGTTGCTGATCGGCGCAACGGCGACGACGGTGCCGGCCCGCACGCCGACAAGTGATCCCGGCTCCAAGGGGACGTTGGCGCCGGGGAGCGACACGAAGCCGGTCCCGGCCGCCACGTAAAAGAGCGCGTTGCGGGTGAGCGTCCAGCGCTGCCCGGCGGCGATGTCGACCCGCGCGAGCCCGACCGCCGCGGCGAAGGGCAGCTTCCGCCGGACGATCCCCCCCGGGCCGACCGCCGCGGCCTGGCCGAGGTGCTCGACGGTCGGGGACGGCCCGCCCACCGCCCGCGGGTCATCCGGCGTCAGATAGAGATTGCCGGTGAACGGCGGCGACGAGATCACCAGTGTGGCGAGGTGCCCGCCGGATGTCGTGTTGAAGAAGGCGTGGCTGCTCCCCGGAGGGCTGATCACGATGTCCCCGGGCGCCACGGTGAACGAGCTGGCACGCGATTTCTTTCCAGAGGCGGCCGGCGGCCCGCTCCTGACCTCGCCGGTCCCCGCGACGATGACGGCCGCTTCGTAACCCTTGCCGTGCAGGTGCAGGGGACAGTGCTGCCCCGGCCCCATGATGTGCATGTGGACGCCGAACGCGGGGGTCCCGAAATACGTCTCGCTGAGATCGGTGTTCTCGGGCGCTTCGGCCACCAGCCGCTTGACGTCCTGCGCCGGACTGGCGAACAGCAGGAGGGCCGATTCTCCCGTCGGGGCGGCGGGCGCGCGCTGCGGTCCCGCGAACAGGACAAGTGGCGCCAGGAAGGCCACAGCCGCAGCCAGCCGAGTCGTGCGCTTCGACATCGGGGACGACTGTAGTCCCGCGCGCTCGACGGTGTCAACGACGAGCGGCGGACGGCGCGGGGCGCGAGGCGCGGGGGGAAACGGCGTGGTAGCATTCATGAATGATGTCACTGACGAAGGGCCGCGCTGCAATCGCAGTCCTCTTCCTGCTCGCCTTCGTCGTCTACGCCAACACCTGGCACAACCAGTTTTCCGGGGACGATGCGGCGGTGATCGCGCACGACGCGAGGATCCGGACGCTCGCCCGCGTCCCGGAGATCTTCACCCACGATTACTGGAGAATCCCGGGGTCGAACCTCTACCGGCCGCTGACGCTACTCACCCTCTCGGCGAACTACTTCGTCTCCGGTGAGTCCCCCTGGAGCTACCGCCTCGTCAACCAGCTCCTGCACTGCTGCAACGTCGTCCTTCTCTTCCGCCTGCTCGGCCTCTTCCCCTTCGCCAACCCCGCCCTGCCCTTCCTGGCGGCAGCCCTCTTCGCCGTCCACCCGGCAGCGACCGAGGCCGTCGACCTGGTCGTCGGCCGCGCGGAGTTGCTTTCGTTCCTCTTCGCGATCGCCGCCCTGCACCTGTACTGGACGCGGGCGGCCGGCAGGTGGCGGCTGCACCTCTCGGCCGCAATGTTCCTGCTCGCCCTGCTCTCGAAGGAGACGGCAATCGTCCTGCCCCTGCTCGTCCTGGCACACAGCTTTTTCTTCGAGGGCGGGAGGTTCAGAGCCACGCTCAGGACGCTGGCCGGACACTGGGGAGCGCTCCTGGCATATCTCGCCGTCAGGTACGCCGTCCTTGGCGCCCTCGGCCCGGCGCCGGGCGCGCAATTCTTCGACGGAATCCCGCGGACCGCGGTCGCCTTCACGATGGCGAAAGGGATCGCCTATTACTGGCGCATCGTCTTCTGGCCGAAGGATCTCGAGGTCTACTACGACTTCAACACGATCTCGCTGGCAACGTCGTTCGCCGAGCCCGCGGTCGCGCTGTCGGCCCTGTTTCTCGCGGGACTGGTCGCCGGGGCGTGGTTCCTGCGGACGCGGAACACGACGCTGGCCTTCTTCATCCTCTGGCCGTTCATCTGCTTGCTCCCTGTCACGAACGTCGTCATCCCGACCGGCGTCCTCGTCGCTCTCAGGGTGATGTACCTGCCCCTCGGAGGCTTCAGCGTCGTCCTCGCGTCGCTGCTGCTGGGCGCCCGGTCGGCGCTCACGAGGATCGCACCTGCCGTGCGGACGCCCCTGGTAGCGGCAGCCTCGAAGGCCGTCTTCCTCGGTGTCCTCGCCCTCCTGGGAATCCTCACGCTTCGACGCAACGCCGATTGGCTGGACACGGAGACGCTCTTTCGGCGGGAGCTCGAGATCTCGGCGAACGATCCGCACGCCATGGCCGTCTACGCGGGCGCCCTCCCGCCGCAGGAGGCAAGACCCCTGGCACTCCGGGTCGTGCGCGAAGCCCCCACGGACCCTTTCAACCACCTGCTGCTCGGGACCATCTACGAGCGCACGGGGGACACCGCCGCGGCCGAGGCCGAATACCGCCGCGCCCTGGAGCTGCAGCCGCTCGCGGATGCCCACGCCGCCCTCGGCGCCCTCTTCACCGGCTCGGACAGGCTCGACGAGGCCGAGGCGGAGTTGCGGGCCGCCCTCGCGCTCAACCCCTCGCTGCTCGGGGCGTACGAGAACCTGGGGACGGTCCTGCTCGCGAAGGGCGAGCGGGAGGCGGCCCGCGGCATGGCGCGCAAGGCCCTGGAGGTGGATCCACGATCGGCCGGCGCCTACAACCTCCTCGGCAACGTCTACCTCGAGGCGGCGGACTACGCACGCGCGGCGGATGCGTACCAGAGGGCCGCGGCGTTGATGCCGCAGATGTACCCTGCGCTGTTCAACCTCGCCGTCGCGCTCGAGAAGCTGGACCGCGGCAGGGCGATCGACGCCTGGCGCCGCTACATTGCCGTCGCAGAGGCCGCCGGCGTGGAGGCGGACTGGGTGCGAAGGGCGCGGGAGCGGCTGACCTCCCTCCAGGCCGAAGGCAATTGACCGCAGTCCTCTTCCTATAGAATGGCCGTCATGAGCGGCGCCGACGGACGTCTCGGGCCGGCCCTCCCCCGCCCGACGCGCTCGGGAGGGGATCGCCGGTGGCTCGCGGCGGCGATGGCGCTGCTGGTCGCCACGGCGACCGTGGCGGCCTTCTTCCCGGTCGGCGGCGCCGGCTTCCTCGGCTACGACGACCCCCACTACGTCACCGGGAACGAGGTCGTCCAGAAGGGCCTTCACGCGGCCGGGGTCCGTTGGGCCCTGACGTCATTCCTCGCCGCCAACTGGCACCCGCTGACCTGGATCTCGCACATGCTGGACGTCTCGCTCTTCGGCATGAGCCCCGGGGCGCACCACCTCGTAAACCTCGGCATCCACGTCGGGACGTCCGTTCTGCTCTTCGTCCTGCTCCGCGGCATGACGGGCGCCCCGTGGCCGAGCTTCCTGGCGGCCGCCCTCTTCGCGGTCCACCCCCAGCGCGTGGAGTCCGTCGCCTGGGTCAGCGAACGCAAGGACGTGCTCTCCGTGCTCCTGGGCATGGTCACGCTGGCGGCCTATCTGCGCTACGTGAGGCGCCCCGGCACCGGGCGTTTCCTGGCGGTCGCCGGCTTCCTTTCGCTCGGCCTGATGGCCAAGCCGATGCTGGTGACGCTGCCCTTCGTCCTGCTGCTGCTCGACTGGTGGCCGCTCGGCCGGTTTCGCGCGGCACCGTGCCAGGGCCGGCACGCCGGCGGGGCCGCCGTCCGCCTGGTCGTGGAGAAGACCCCGCTCATGCTGCTCGCCGCCGCCTCGAGCGCCGTGACCTACCTGGCGCAGCACCACGGCGGGGCCATCATCTCGGCCGGCCTTTTCCCGCCCGCGGCACGCATGGAGAACGTGCTGATCTCCTACCTGCGGTACGTATACACGTTCTTCCACCCGCTCGACCTCATCCCGTTCTACGTGCATCCGCGCACCACGCTTCCTCTGCTGACGCTGGCGGCCAGCCTGGCGTTCCTCGTGCTCGTCACGGCCCTGGCCGTCGCCCGGCGCGGCCGTCACCCCTGGCTGCTGACCGGCTGGCTGTGGTACCTGGGCGTGCTCGTCCCGGTCCTCGGCCTGGTCCAGGTCGGCCTCCAGGGCATGGCGGACCGCTACAGCTACCTGCCGAGCGTGGGCCTCTGCCTCGCGGTCGTCTGGGAGATCGCGGCGCTGGCCGGTCCGGTCCGTCGCGCAAAGGCCGCCGCCGTCGCAGCGGGCGTCGTTGCCGTGGCAGCGCTGCTCGCCTGCACGCGGTTGCAGTCCGCCTATTGGAGGGACACGATCACCCTCTTCACGCGCGTCGTGACCGTCGACCCGAGGAACTTCACGGGCTTCAACATGCTGGGGGCGGAGTACCTCCTGCGCGGAGAGCCCGCGAAGGCGGTGCCCCTCCTCCGCAGGTCGGTGGAGATCTGGCCCGCCTACCAGGACGGGCGCTACAACCTGGGGCTCGCGCTCGCGCGGCTCGGCCAGACCGAGGAGGCCATCGCGCAGTTCGAGGCGAACCTGCGGGTAAACCCGCGGGACGTCGAGACCCTCTTGAACCTGGGGCGGGGGCTCGCGAAGCTCCGCCGTTTCCCCGAGGCGCTGCGGCGTTTCGACGCCGCGCTCGCGCTGGCGCCCGACGAGCCGTCGGTGCTCTTCGAGCGCGGCCTCGTCCACGTGGAGCTCGGGCAGATTTCCGCGGCGGCGGACGACTTCGGCCGCGTCCTCGAGCTGGACCCGGCGTGCGTCGAGGCGCGCGAGAACCTCGATCTCGCGCGGCGGATCACGCGCGGGGACGGCACGGCGCCGCCCGGAGGATCAGGAGAACTGCCAGCGGCAGCAGCGGCAGGAAGACCCGGTCGAAGGTGACCTGGATCTGCAGCGCCGGGTCCCGCCAGGGGGTGAACAGGTAGACCGCGGCGATCGCCGCGCCGTAGAGCGCGCACGTCGCGACCAGCAGCAACCCCTGGGGATCGGAACGCGCCCCGCGCCGCCAGACCAGGAAGCAGACGATCGGCAACGTCACCCAGATGAGGTGCCAGGTGCCGACGTCGAGGGCGTGGGCCGCCAGTTCCCGCGCCAGCAGCGGCAGGCGCCCGAGCGCCTCCGGCAGGTTCTCCGGCCGCAGCCGCGCCAGGTAGTTCTCGTCGGACACCGGTGGGATGAACCGCACGTGCCACCACCAGACGGACATCAAGGCACACCAGACCGCCGGGAGGCCGAGCAGCGCTGCGAGGTCCCGGCGGCCGCCCCAGCCGCGCGCGAGGAGCACGAGGCCGAGGCCGGCGACCAGCGACGCGGCCAGCACCAGCCCCTCGTTCTTCACCGAGGCGCATCCGAAGAGGTAGACGCCCGCGAGGCAGAGGTCCGCGGCGTGGCCGCGCTCGAGCCAGCGCCAGAGCGCCTGCACGCCCAGCAGCAGGAAGAGGCTCAGCCACAGCTCCACGCCCGCCGCGAAGAGACTGCGCTGCCAGCCCGCCGTGAGGACCAGGAGCAATGCGGCGAGCAGCGCCGCTTGCCGCGATCCCCACGAGCGGGCCATCCGGTACAGTTGCAGCACGCCGAGCAGGGCAGCGAGCGCGGCGACGGCCTGGAAGTGCGCCTCGCGGAAGCGCCCGGCGACCTGCGCGGGAAGCGACGCCAGCCACGGCACCAGCAGCGGATATCGCGGGTGGATGTGCAGCCGGTAGGGGTCGCGGAACGTGTCGGAGACCAGCGTGCGCTCCGCGGCGAGGATCTTGGCCTTGAGCGCCCAGAGGATGCGGGCGTCCCAGTCCAGCAGAGGCGTGGCGAAGAGGAGGGCCAGCAGTGTCGCAAGCACGAACGCCACGGCCAGGGCCGTCCCTTTCTCGCCGAGCGTCCAGGGAGCGGCAGGCGCCGCCCCCTCCGTCCCTTCCGCGCGCCGGCGGCGCAGGAGGCAGGCGCACGCCGCAAGCGTCGGGACCACCGCCAGCCAGGATGCGCCAGCCGGGCGCACCCAGACGCCCCAGAGAAAGACCAGATACGATACGGCCACCCCGAGGCCGATGCTCTCGGCGGCCGCCGGCGGCCACCTTGCGGGCTTGCGGTCCACGTCGGGGCCCCAGCAGCGCAGGAGGAGGAGGCCGGCGCTCCAGAGGGCGACAAGCGGGACGAGCGCGGTCACGGCTGGCGCCGCTCCTGAAACTCCGGGACGAGGGTCCCGTCGACGTCCCGCAGCCACAGGACCCAGTCCACGGCAAAGCTCCCCGGATCGCGCCGCGGGTAGGACGACGGGGGCAGTCGCATGAGGACGTGGTTGTACTCCGGCTCGACATCGACCTGCCAGATCCGCCGCGGATAGAGGTAGTACGGCAGCAGCGCCGGGTCCCATTCCGAGAACAGCAGCAGCGATGCCGTCGGCGGGATGTGGGCGTCCGCGTACGCGAACACCTCGCGGTAGGGGCCGTAGTGCAGGTACTCCTTCGCGTCGGCCGGCCCGTGCCGCCACAGGCTTACCTCGTCGAACCGCCGGCTGCATTCGACGGCGGCGCCGGCGACGGCCGCGAGGAGGAGCACGGCTGCCACCGCGCGGGCGGGCCGCGCAAGCCCCCCGGGGTTGTGGGGGCCCCTCATCGCCGCCCTCCCGCCGCGCGGAAGTGCGCCTCGGCGTCCTCCCGCCGTCCCAGTTGCTCGAGCACCACGCCGAGATTGTAGTGCGCCTGCGCCGCCAGGGGAGACGACAGCACCGACGGCGCCGAGAGATTGTCGACCGCCCCCTGGAGATCGCCGGCCTGGGCGAGGACGACGCCGAGCTGGTACCGGGCCTCGGCAAAGCCCGGGTCCTGCGCGATGGCCTCGCGCAGGTGCGCCGCAGCCTCGGGAAAGGCGCCGTGCTTCGCCTGGATCAGCCCGGCCATGAAGTGCGCGAGGGGATAGCGCGGTTCGATCCTCAGCGCCTCTTCCAGGAAGGCCACGGCGCCCCCCCCGCGCCCGAGGTCCTCGAGAAAGAGCCCCGTGGCGTACGCCTGCCGGGCGCCGTCGCGGGCCAGGCGCACGGATTCGCGCAGGTGGGACAGCGCCTCGTCGAACCTGCCCTCCTCGGCCAGGATCTGCCCGATCCGGAAGTGCGAGAGCGGGTCCCTCGCGTTCACGGCGAGGGCGTGACGATAGAGGGTGACGCCGTCGCGCCAGTAGCGCACCTGCGCCTCGGTCATCCCCGCCAGCGCTCCCAGCCCTGCGGCCGCGAGCAGGAGCGCCGCGGCGACGTGACGGCGCAGGTGCGGCCCCGGGACGCTCCATGTCGCGGCGACGAGCACCCCGATGAGGGGCAGGTACGTGTACCGGTCGGCCCTCGCCTGGCCGCCGACCTGGACGAACCCGAGCACCGGCACCAGCATC from bacterium includes the following:
- a CDS encoding tetratricopeptide repeat protein; the protein is MMSLTKGRAAIAVLFLLAFVVYANTWHNQFSGDDAAVIAHDARIRTLARVPEIFTHDYWRIPGSNLYRPLTLLTLSANYFVSGESPWSYRLVNQLLHCCNVVLLFRLLGLFPFANPALPFLAAALFAVHPAATEAVDLVVGRAELLSFLFAIAALHLYWTRAAGRWRLHLSAAMFLLALLSKETAIVLPLLVLAHSFFFEGGRFRATLRTLAGHWGALLAYLAVRYAVLGALGPAPGAQFFDGIPRTAVAFTMAKGIAYYWRIVFWPKDLEVYYDFNTISLATSFAEPAVALSALFLAGLVAGAWFLRTRNTTLAFFILWPFICLLPVTNVVIPTGVLVALRVMYLPLGGFSVVLASLLLGARSALTRIAPAVRTPLVAAASKAVFLGVLALLGILTLRRNADWLDTETLFRRELEISANDPHAMAVYAGALPPQEARPLALRVVREAPTDPFNHLLLGTIYERTGDTAAAEAEYRRALELQPLADAHAALGALFTGSDRLDEAEAELRAALALNPSLLGAYENLGTVLLAKGEREAARGMARKALEVDPRSAGAYNLLGNVYLEAADYARAADAYQRAAALMPQMYPALFNLAVALEKLDRGRAIDAWRRYIAVAEAAGVEADWVRRARERLTSLQAEGN
- a CDS encoding glycosyltransferase family 39 protein, with amino-acid sequence MTALVPLVALWSAGLLLLRCWGPDVDRKPARWPPAAAESIGLGVAVSYLVFLWGVWVRPAGASWLAVVPTLAACACLLRRRRAEGTEGAAPAAPWTLGEKGTALAVAFVLATLLALLFATPLLDWDARILWALKAKILAAERTLVSDTFRDPYRLHIHPRYPLLVPWLASLPAQVAGRFREAHFQAVAALAALLGVLQLYRMARSWGSRQAALLAALLLVLTAGWQRSLFAAGVELWLSLFLLLGVQALWRWLERGHAADLCLAGVYLFGCASVKNEGLVLAASLVAGLGLVLLARGWGGRRDLAALLGLPAVWCALMSVWWWHVRFIPPVSDENYLARLRPENLPEALGRLPLLARELAAHALDVGTWHLIWVTLPIVCFLVWRRGARSDPQGLLLVATCALYGAAIAAVYLFTPWRDPALQIQVTFDRVFLPLLPLAVLLILRAAPCRPRA
- a CDS encoding tetratricopeptide repeat protein, translated to MSGADGRLGPALPRPTRSGGDRRWLAAAMALLVATATVAAFFPVGGAGFLGYDDPHYVTGNEVVQKGLHAAGVRWALTSFLAANWHPLTWISHMLDVSLFGMSPGAHHLVNLGIHVGTSVLLFVLLRGMTGAPWPSFLAAALFAVHPQRVESVAWVSERKDVLSVLLGMVTLAAYLRYVRRPGTGRFLAVAGFLSLGLMAKPMLVTLPFVLLLLDWWPLGRFRAAPCQGRHAGGAAVRLVVEKTPLMLLAAASSAVTYLAQHHGGAIISAGLFPPAARMENVLISYLRYVYTFFHPLDLIPFYVHPRTTLPLLTLAASLAFLVLVTALAVARRGRHPWLLTGWLWYLGVLVPVLGLVQVGLQGMADRYSYLPSVGLCLAVVWEIAALAGPVRRAKAAAVAAGVVAVAALLACTRLQSAYWRDTITLFTRVVTVDPRNFTGFNMLGAEYLLRGEPAKAVPLLRRSVEIWPAYQDGRYNLGLALARLGQTEEAIAQFEANLRVNPRDVETLLNLGRGLAKLRRFPEALRRFDAALALAPDEPSVLFERGLVHVELGQISAAADDFGRVLELDPACVEARENLDLARRITRGDGTAPPGGSGELPAAAAAGRPGRR
- a CDS encoding cupin domain-containing protein; amino-acid sequence: MSKRTTRLAAAVAFLAPLVLFAGPQRAPAAPTGESALLLFASPAQDVKRLVAEAPENTDLSETYFGTPAFGVHMHIMGPGQHCPLHLHGKGYEAAVIVAGTGEVRSGPPAASGKKSRASSFTVAPGDIVISPPGSSHAFFNTTSGGHLATLVISSPPFTGNLYLTPDDPRAVGGPSPTVEHLGQAAAVGPGGIVRRKLPFAAAVGLARVDIAAGQRWTLTRNALFYVAAGTGFVSLPGANVPLEPGSLVGVRAGTVVAVAPISNRPLSLVEVGF